gcatagcagtacgtactCTTGGGTGTTCGGGTCAACAAGACGTCCGCTGTCCTTGAGTTGTTGAAGGCGAGCTGCAAACTGTTTTGAGACGGCGGCTCTACGCACATAACGAAGATGGCCggagccggcgccggcgccgtTAGGGGAGGAGAACCAGGATCCCATGGATCGATCCGCCTTCCCTCCTCTGCGTCCTTGACGGGGGCTCTTTGATGGATTAATCCTCCGCACCTCCTCTACGTACGTCGTCCGTATGTCTGGTGATCGATCGATCACCCAATCGATCTATATGTGTAGGAATCGATCGGGAATCCTATGCGAACACTAGTCGGAAACGCGTCCTTTGTTTGTGCTAaacctcttcccccccccccccccccccctgaattTCGGGGTGGTGGGCCCACTTTCCCAACTGATGTCAGGATCAACCCGTAAACGGTCCGTATCTATatgggcatctccagccgcgcccccaacaggccccccaggccactttttcggcgccggcgccgaaaaaccggcccagtcgcgcccccaggacgccgaaaatcgccggttcggaccttttttccgtccggcggtcacaggccgaacccggcgcgctggggagccgttgggggctccggcgctagggaaaagcacgcctggcccacatCGACAGGGGAAAAGTtaaggttttcttcccccgactcgcctcgcaccccccgcgccctcggccaccactagctatatcccggcgacggccgccgccctactccgctagatagccattccccgccggaaaatagcagcactccgccgcggcagcccctcccgcagcagtttcggccgccgtttccggccacggaggcgcggtttaacggcgggtacacgcccaccgagcgcaaggtgttcggcgttttgcctGCCTCGACGATGGACTCGGacgaggaggaagagctcgccgcgctgctggaggaggaagccgcggccgacgtccaggaagaagagcatctcatggtgctcgccgccctcgcccagctgctggcgagcagtgaaaagccgcggcgaggtggctcggcgccggggcgggtgaaagcaaagaaccggcatcgtctgcaaggctactgcatgctctactccgactacttcgccgatgctccacttcatggtgagagaacatttcggcgccgttatcggatgagccgaaagctcttcctcaggattgtgaattccatccgggagttcgacaactacttcaagtgcaagatggattgcactggcgctcttggattcaccttcatccaaaagtgcacgacagcgatgaggatgcttgcatatggagctccaagTGATTCCCTCGACggctatgggcgcatggccgagtccaccagcatagagtgtttctacaagttctgtcgggcagtggtggcagtgtttgggccacaatacttgagaacacccaatgcggaagacactgctcggatcctagcccagaatgcagcaagagaatttcctgggatgcttggaagcatcgactgcatgcattggaaatggaagaactgcccatttggttggcagggggtgtacaaaggcgccaaaggcggttgcagtgtggtgcttgaggcggtagccacacaggacctctggatttggcactccttttttggtatgccaggaactcacaatgacatcaacgtgctgcagtgctctcctgtttttgccaagctcgttgagggccattctcctccggtgaacttcgagatcaatgggcaccaatacaacaaggggtactatctagctgacggcatctatccgagatggtcgacatttgtgaagacgatctcaaaccctgtgccaggaggcaagaacgcctggtttgcgaaagttcaggaggcttgccggaaggatgtcgagcgggcatttggtgtgctccaatctcgattcgctgttgttcggtaccccgctcagacctggtcgaaagatcaaatgtgggagatcatgacttgctgtgtcatcttgcacaacatgatcatcgagagcgagcaagaagacccagtgattgacactgaaccatactacaggcagggtcctctagccgaagttgatcaccagctaccagcaacttggactgcctatctcagtatgcgtcaggagatccgagacccacaggtgcatcatcaactgcagaaagatctgattgagcacctatggaggctcaagggggacgcctcgtgatgaaatacgagtttttatttgttgaacaatataatttgtattgaattatttgttgttgtagtattttgttgaagtatttgatttttctgtgatgaaatatgtgataagaaataattgtgttgataattgaacgccaagacacggcgaaccacgccgaatataggcctattctcgcccatatgggccgtttatccgccgaaattgggctgcaaagtgggccaatttcggcgcctgggggcgacgactgggcgcaaaccCGTCCCCAGCGCCGAGTgcatcgccggctcgcccccagggggcgatttttatgcgtcctgggggggccaacggctggagatgccctaatacctaaatagttcatccccactatgtgATTTCTCTTGACATACACACTATCCACATCAGCAATGACCCACGTCAGCCAACTCCACCTCATGCATCCGCTCAATGGGCCATGTCAGCAATTTTTCCTTAAACCATTTAGTTTAATATGGGATGGTATATCAGTCGTTTAATTGGAGACTTTCAGCATGGTTCGCCGCACGCCTGTAACCCTCCCCCTTCGTCCGCTTCCCTTCGCCTCCCTCTTCAGCTTCCTTCTTTCTATTTTATAATTATTGTAATTGGTAACCGAAGAGCACCACAAGGCAACACCACTATTTCTCATATGCCATCGTGGGCACTAATGCCCTGATCATCTTCCCCGCTGATGCTCTCAATTTTCCCCTCCGCCATGCCTTTTGAGAGAAGAACGTGAACCACCATCTCCCACCACAAATGCATATTGAACGGACAGTTGCCTTTCCAGAGGCCATTAGACTTCGCCATGAAGGCAATTGAGCCGCCGAAGAACTAGATGGCATCGATCTGCTAGATGTCTGCTCACCATAGTTAGCCTCCTCAATTTTTCCTAAGCCTAATCGAGCTTATTTCTTTATTTTGCTAGGTTTCGCTCCTGCTGCAAAGGTGCCAGACGTCCTTCTGGAGGTTATTAGTTTATTGGCTGTTACAAAGTTGGATTCTTCCTTGCTACATGGGATTCTTGCTGGTCGCATTGGTAGACAAGCTCCCATATCTGATTTTTTTTTACAGTGAGTTTATGTTAGTTTCCATACTTATTCAGAGAGCATAGGATTCCGATTGATTGTATGTGTTACAGTCCAAAACTACAACAGTCCTGTGCTAGATGTGAGTTTATTTACAAATTTGGTCAGATTCCAACTGCCTTGCTACAAGTGTGCTTGACGATTTTCTGCTGGCGGCGCGGATGTTCATCTAGGACGATTTGGTGTTTCTTGATAGCAGTATTTTTGCTGCTCCCGTTAATTGACATGTACCTGACAAAATATCCTACAGGGTGCCTCAAACGTGGCTGCTGGCTTCGGCCTGTTGGGTCCTCCGGTCAGGTATGTTTCTGGCTTTGTTTAGCTTTAAATATTAATTGACTGAGATCAGGATGTTTCTTACCATATAAACATACAAGAGATGATCGGCTCAGTTCTCTTATTTCTCCCTACAGGAAAGACCCAAAGAGCATCAATGGTTtacgcaacaacaacaacaaaaatggcTTTACTCATGCTTCCAGTTGCCTGGGCACTTGGTGAGACATTATTGTCTCAGGTAACCTTTATTCAGATTGCTACTACCGTCATAGTATCGATCCTACAGAGTTAAATCGCCCTGAAAGCCAATGGTGTTGTCTTTTGGTCAGAGTCAACATAGCAAGACTTTCCGTACTTCCTAATCATCCACGTATTCAGCAAACTGTTCAGCGCAAGGCAGTTTCAACAGTGTCCATCTTTACCTCATTTGGTTGATACTTCAGATCTCAACTCCTGATGCATGACTCTTTAATTTCAAGTCTTAGAGATCATAATAATAATTTTACTTATTTAGCTGAATACAAGGTGCATACCAACTATATGAGAAAAACAAATGGAAAATGGTAATAAGAAAGCTGTTTTATGGAACGGGCCGATAACCTATTAGTAAGCCCATTAACGGTCAGCGGTTTCATGTTGCCAGATTTGTTTTTTGAAATTATATGAAAATgtacattttcttcttcttttctattTGTAGGCTACATTTCTTCATTCTTTTTAGGTTGCTCTCTACCAGCAATTGATTCTTAAAAACTGTTCCGCAGCAACGCACGGGGCATCATCTAGTATCATTATTGAATTGTGAAGCAATAAGAAACTACTACGCCGGTTTACTAGGCCCCTGGTATTTTGGCTCCAACATTGGCCATCTATCTGagtcaaaaatatatatataactAGATGATACTCCGCGTTGCAGGATCTTTTTGTTGGCATTAAAAATTCTATGCAGATGCCCATAGAACTTACTTTGAAAAAGACATCGCTCGGAGTATCTATCTTTGAAAAGACAAGTTTTAGAGTGGTTGGGCTTTTTTAGAACCGTTCGTTGATGTCGATCTAACGGCAGACAAATACGAAGTACTGGATAGTACTCCGATGAAAGTACGCGAAAGTACTAAAACGAGTGGGGCCGGTACTCGTGACAAGGTGGGGACGTGTTTTAATCTAGGGGCAGTTTAGTCCTAGGAAAATTTGCACGCGCCGCCCCTCTCGTCGAATGCATAACCGCCGCCATGGTGCTACACATTCCACAATTACTCATCGGTGgccatctcctccctctcctccaagtccaccgCAGTCATCTCCTCCTTCTTGCCGCTGCAACTTCGCTCCACTCAGGCAaccccccacccacccccaccccctcttaCACGGCAGATCGAGctgatggccggcggcgagaacaccgacttcgtgcagatcgccggcggcgaccaggtcaagttggccaggttgagggagatccgttcttggtttgacaacacaagGCAGATGAACTGGACGACAATGGCCACTCTCAAGAATTTGACGAAGAAGGAGAGGGCAAAGCTTTGCCCCCTGCCCGCACAACCGATTCACAAGATCGAGATCctcctctaggcgatggagcaggccaattcgtccagcgagtggaccaggcgcaggtggtgggcgttcagatccagggtagagcatccactggatcaggaacccaccgtgcacgaggtgccgtagcagattgtgcagcctccaaccgagtcaccggagactccgaagcgcaagatgaggaggacagtggtcgcgacctcgcttccccgccgttctccacgcttccctcgccgctctcctcATCTGAACGGCGGCGGTAGTTACGTTTAGAGTAAGCTTCTCCACTCCTCATCTTCCTACTGCTCATGCTTACATCGTGGTGATACTGATCTAATAGCTCAGAGAGGGAATGCTAGATGGCATTTTAAtctcaatgaattgcatgaatatttgagtacatggatttggaggatggattatgatgtatgtgaaccctaggcatcatatgaaccctaggaaaaattagtaatgttctaatggtagacactgaaatatttcggtacacaccggtaggcactgaaatatttcggaactgccctaggcaaaatttgtaatgttgtagtggtggacactgaaatatttcggtacataccggtaggcactgaaatatttcggtactgccctaggcaaaatttgtaatgttgtagtggtagacactgaaatatttcggtacacaccggtaggcactgaaatatttcgttactacaatttcagtacacaccgatgcacactgaattatttcactactgcagtttcagtacacactgaaatatttcagtactgcaaATTCTATACAAAGTTGGCATTTTGTCATTTATGTGTGAATTAATCCATGCATCATGTGGCATAACTTTGTACATGAGTTTGGGTCAATTTCATGTCTATTTATTGTTAAAATTATTGTCATGCCATGAAACACAAGACAAGTCACTGACCCAAGCTTGCAAAGATGCCATATCAATATTGCTGATATGAATATGATGTTTTCACCAAGTTTTGTGTCTTAATTAAAACTGAGCATTTTTTCTTGATGGTATCCATGGATATAGAACTCCTATGAATTTGCTCATGTTGGATGTTTTGTTCTCCATCATTTGTACTAGCATTCCGTGCGATTAGATGCCATGACAAGACCCCTGGCATATTTATTTTCTTGCCTCCAACATCACATGTGTATTTTGCAGGAAAAAACCTGGAGTTCACCAGGATGGCTGAAGTTGTGAGGCTGGGAGGCTGATGGTGCTGCTactggctgatccttcttctttcagtTTTTGTTTGTCATTTCTCAAGCCGTTGGACCAGGGCTACTTCCCTATGTGCTGTTAATGTATTAAGTAGTTCCTTCGAATTTGTAGTATTAGTTAGTTtgaatgtggaagtaccttaattTTTGGGACGAAATGTTGCTATGTAGGACCAAGGGTTTCATACCTTAATCTTTGGATAATTAATTATGTGAACTGTTGGATGTGGCGCACAACGAAACGCCTCTACCATTGATACTATAGTTCAACATGTCGGTCCAATTAGAGACCAGCCACTACCATATAGAACAGTTAGCATTTCATACTACAACCTGGCACGTACAAAACATCACACAGTGGAAGCACatccctaagcaccttgcattgtacaaggtcttAGAGACCAGCCTCTACCATATATAACAGTTACCATGTCACACTACAACATAtaaaacatcacacagtggaataatcatagctagtagagcattagttaccagttaataatagttgcaatccatcacaagcaatagtacctagatatgagtagatataggtacggtaatacacgacaagtactcgcaaacaagagctaacataacaagttcatttcacattgatacatggcccaccccagttctaaatgaggtggatggtgatcatcatcctcaagtcatggcgacgggtgttcgcaacagtgagtaggatggcctgtcctacccgaagattcttggcacgaaggaacttcttccaccctgccctgctcaagacagtgcgaccgtccgtgtccactgcataggcacagctggtgatggagcccgttctggtaaggcgtagtccagcagccatgccttcttcgcccgggtcgatgccacagctatcaagtaacctcttaggtaatttctgaaaacagttgacatgatatatgatcatgtcacgtgcaattatcaacaaagcatacacttcaagacacatatatcattggattcaacactgagcatatatatcatcagatcactacactatacgccaagcatcaaattactacagtaattaggcatatcattagattactgcgtacactaagcatatcatcgcatattactacactacatgcatgtcataaaattcttcactaaatgaattctaaactaggcctctcatcacaatactacaacatgcatatcatatgaactactacactaactaagcatgcatatcatgtaattaccacactaagtaacataccatgatatgccgtttaacatttgtccttgtgaggcgggtcacgaatggcttccctaggtagtcttcacgtagcggaagcatgtcccaCAGGTTGCCGATTTCCTCGTCGCCCAGTCTATGTCCTTGGGCATACAGGTATTcaacaagtgggttctcatcatcatctgaatcagcaccatcttcctcctcatgaacttcatcctcactatccggaatcgaatttagatagataacagaaatcctgggcctatctcttctgaaggagaagctgatcaattcacccccactaagacgcatgcgggcgatgaAACGATCCCAATCATCTCCTCCTATCTGGGTTATCTTTCGCCCCTTCTCGACCTGCATAGTGTATGGGCCCCCAAGAGCGTCGAAGGTCACAGTGTCTGCGACGAGCTCATTGaatgccaatctcacattgcatggtacgatctgtgtaagataaaaacaaatgacagacacaatacattagtggaaatagcaaaaaaacaaaaagaatgtactgtcacactacaccacaacactaaaTTGGGGGCAATTAACTGCCGGGAGAAATATGAGAATAAGTGCAAATCATCTGCCAGGGATCTGGTAACTGCCGGCAGAACTACATAACGGTGGTTAAACTGCCGGTAGAAGTTAAGCAACAAGGGCGGGTGAACTGCCAGCAATGATGTCCGCATCTCAGGTCATCAAAACTGCCGGGAGAACTAAACTACGGCCCACTGTCTGCCGGCCTATCCATGGCGCGAGCCCAAAAATTAGTTGGGCCGGGAGAGCACGCGGTAGACTAAAGACTTTTGCTCAATAGAATTAGCCGCCGGCCCACCTGTTCCCCTTCCCCCAAATCGAACCCTCCCACCCCTCCTCCTCGaccgacaccgccgccgccgcagcccccttAGTCGACTTGCGCGCCCGCAACTGGATCTATGGCGCCGGGGCATCGAGGTCAGGTCGCCTGCCTCCAGACACCTCTGATGCGCGAGGTCGACATCACCTCCCTCCATTCGGCACAAACATCGACGACGCCTGTGCGTCGAGGTCGAAGGCGCCGGTGTGTCGAGGTCGACGTCATCTTCCTCCCCAGCAACAGATCCAACGACGAACACCAATCCTTGTCCATTGTGATGCGTGGCAACGGCAAGCGCAAGAGGAAGAGGTGCTGTCCAAGGGACCGCCAAAGCATCGCGCTCCTCCTCTTCACGATGCTTCACGCTGGCGGGCATGGGAGGGCTCCTGACCACGGCTACCTCCCCGCTGACGGCGAGTGCGGTGCCTGCTCCCCACTATGGTACAACGCGCTGCTTAGATCCGCGTCGGTGGAAACCCGATGCAGGTGAGATTCTCCATACCAAGGTAGTGAATCTGTCCTCTGCTCGATGAGAACTAACAGTGGGGGTCGTTCAGTTGTCCGTAGGAATCCAAATTTGCCCTCCCTCCTTGATCCCCCCTTCCATCGAGTTACTTAGTCTTCcttattgctgttttttccttttgcTAACAAATTGATGCAGGTGCTATTAGTGAAAGCATTGGAGACTGATTCTAGCAGTGGTGGGTTTTTTGAGAAATTACAAGTGCTCGTGATTTGCGTTTAAGCTAGGTTATTGTACGTGTACTCTCCTATGATTTGTAGAATATCATGTGCTTGTATCCAGCCTTTTTAGGTACATGGATCAATCTTTTTTTAATCAGGTTCAGACATTGAACAACTGAAGACAATTGTTAGACAGCTTGAGAAAGTTTACTCACTATGGCCGACTGTGTATACAACTCTACAAAGTTTTTGGTTTCTGTATCTACAAGAGTTAAATTTATAGACATGAGTGTGGATTTGATATTAAAAATTCTCAGCAAAAGTAGCTACTTTTCCTACCCTGATTTATCATCTAGCTAATTGTTTCATAGCAGTTCAGTACTGAGGTACCAATGAAGATGCTCTTCACAACTCTAATTGTTGGTATCAATGGGCATTCTTCCATTTACTATGATTAAGTGCTCTCTGCTAATTCTAGATGTTATAGGAGTATGAACTTTGAATAATGAACACGTAGTTGGGATGGAAAAGTACCCTTGATTAGCTCCATCAATCAACCGGGCTAAATACTGATGTATGAAATTTCCAATGGATTGTCCCAAATTCAGTATTATTCTCACTTGTAAAGGAATGCCATATGTACGTGAAGTGATTGGTTTTGGGGGGTCTTTTCTCTTCTTTGAAAATAAACTACTTAACTTCTAAGAAATAATAAATATATATGtgattttttttactttgcatcttttatacCTGTAGATGTGGCAGAAGCCAAGTATTCCAGGACAATATGCAACGTAAAGTGCAATTATTTTTCTTATGCTAACACAATTTTTGCCAACATTATTTTTTCAGCTGATTGATGGAATCAAGGAAGGAACATACAGTGCAGTACGAAACGAGGGATGATCTGATGATGTTGAGATGAGTATGGTGCTCATACTGGATCATTTTTTATTCAGAATCTCTGAAGTTAAAATGGTGAGGTGTTAAATGTAGCCCTTGACAAAAACTGGGAGATTATACTACCATAGTTAGCTCCACTGTAGAAGTGACATGACCAAACTTAAGTAGGTGTATATTTGTTACTCTTGAATACTACATAAGCTTTTGAACCTAGGAAGTCATTGCCTCAGAGTTATACATACTTAGATTAATGGTTGCTATGCTAACAAGATACAGTGAGTAATAACTTTGTTTCAAATCTTATAGCTTACTAATAACATACTGGTAAATGCTTACTAGACAACTAGATGTGCTTAATTTGTGTGTGAAGGTCTGAAACTGCTGACATTTTTTGGTTTCTTATTAAACTGAAAATTTTCTATCTGAAGCTCCGATACGTCAAGAACGACCGTGTCGCCATTCCAAACGGCACTGATACTCTGATACGGCTCCAATACGTGTATCCCAGAAGTATCTTTTTAtttaaaaaagaaaggaaaaaaatgctGATACAGCCCGGAACACGCTCGTGACACGACGGGACACAGTGAGCGAGAGAGACTAACCCTAACCTTCCTCTCTCATAGTCTGTTTGACCACAGCAGGGATGAGGGATTGAGGGCGACTCGGGAGCACCGCCACCTAGAATCGCCTCTCCGCCCTGTCTACTTGCCACGCCGCTGCCTTGACTGACCCGACTCAAGTCTTCTCTGCCACTGTCGTAAGTGCGAGGTAAATGAATACACGGAGCCCCGAGTGAGGCATGCTCGCTGTGTGCTTGGCTGCTTGCTAGCTTCCATAGTACATAGTTGAGGAGTACTATACTGTGTTTGATACCTTCCATCACTAAGAGAAATAGTTGCACAAAGGAGGCTGTTACTTATATTTACGCATCTATTGTTCTCCAATCTATCTATACACATGTTCCTACTTGTTTATGTTGGTGGGATAAAATTGCATGATGATGACTGATTTTGCTGCTTTGCTATTGCTGTCTACTGCTAGGGAGGGAATAGCTTCTAAAACGTTGGGAGAAGagcaataccccccccccccccccccccttcattgTTTGGCTCACTCATGCAATCCAAGGTAATGCACAACTATGCACTATTTGATGAGAAATTCTCTTGTTGATGTGGATGTCTTCCTTATAAAAGTAGGAGCGGTGCACGCGATTGATTCTTTGAGTATTGTAATCAATGTAATGCAGATAATGTTTTGTGATACTTTTTCTTGTCAATTGCCTCTCCATGTCTAGGTTGGAAATGTTTGCGAAGACTGGCCAAAGATATCTTGCCATAACCATATGCTCTGCGCTCACATAGAAGACCTTACAAGCTTTGTATTTTGTGGTTGTTACATTCTGTACAACTTGGACGTATTGAAATTGTAGATGCTAAGCTATGATGCAAGCCATCATGTGTAATCAGTGAATTGCATACATTGTAACCATGTACTTTGATCATCAGATTTTATAATATAAATGTGCACATTCCTTTTGCTCTATTTTAATGAATGCCTTGTTAGTGTGTATCTAAATGTGAAATAAATGAAATACTAGAGTGCAATAGCCTTATAGATTGGGGTATCTAGCACTAGTGGCACATCATCTGCGGGGAAAGCTATTAATTGCTGGCAGAAATTGTCTGCCAGGAGAACAGAAACTGCCGGGAGAACTTTGAATATGGCGGCATACAAACTGCCGGGAGATTTATATCTGCTGGCGTTTGCAATTCCCGGCAGCCGTTCTCGTGGCAGTTCTATCTGCCGGGAGAAAAATGTTCCCGGCAGTTTACCTGCCCTTATAAGTGACTTCTCCCGGCAGTTTTTCTGTCCTTGCGTCCGTGTTGTGGTGTAGTGtcagaaggttcatataaattattaccgctgcaacaacaaaagaaggctggaagtagatgccgaacaacgtGGCAGTAGAAAGGCTGGTCCGGCACCGTGAGTTGGAGCGTCCTCATTgtgcttcctccattctacacagaacatgttgaactctaagttgaattgtacatagtacaatacaaagatcatacatataataaatcatagtgaTAACCTATACTGGCAATGGCCAATCAATCTATTTTCTATCATCTAGGTAATAAAGCAATGCCAATGATAATGGCAATGCCCGTCTCATCTAAACCTGGGAATAGTTCAGCATCCAAACTAAAACCAGTCCAATCCATGGCACACATCAAAACTAAACCAATCCAGATATTTTCATTTAGAATCTAGACCAAACCGAACTATACATGCGCGTCATCCAAACCGTTTTCAACTTTTGAATTGAATCCAAAGGTTCAAACCGTGGACAAAGCCATATGCGATGGCACGTCATGAATCTAGATCAGACATGGCGTCAAAGCTCGAGAGAGACGACGAGCTCCGGCCGGCAACAACGGCTCTTGGATTTGAAGCAGTAGTAGGTGGTAGTGGCGGCTCAAACTAATTGATTGATTTGGTCTCAAACCATATAAACCAAATCAAGATCCAATCCAAAAACTAAGTTTCAGTCCAAACCAATCGGCTCAGATCCACCTCCGTAGGGAGACGCGTTTGGGGAAGGGAAGAAGATGGGAGATCTCACGtacttgccggagttggcggcggcCGTGCACCGGCAGTGAAGAGAGGGGTCGTCGGgagatggcggcggaggcggcggcgctggtcgagaaggggagaaagaaagatgtggagtggtcgagacagggagaaagaaaaatgtggtacatgtggtggctcggttgtgtggatgacaaggggaccCACTTGTGAGACCGATAGCAACTGATGGCAAACCGCAGGAGGTGCACGACCGCGTATACGACCGCCGCGTCCCCACGTGGAATGGGGACGGCCGGGTGGGTGTGTCAAGTCAAATCGGCACCCGCGGCTTCTCGGTAACT
This region of Triticum aestivum cultivar Chinese Spring chromosome 2D, IWGSC CS RefSeq v2.1, whole genome shotgun sequence genomic DNA includes:
- the LOC123055332 gene encoding uncharacterized protein, with translation MAPGHRGQVACLQTPLMREVDITSLHSAQTSTTPVRRGRRRRCVEVDVIFLPSNRSNDEHQSLSIVMRGNGKRKRKRCCPRDRQSIALLLFTMLHAGGHGRAPDHGYLPADGECGACSPLWYNALLRSASVETRCS